The Theileria equi strain WA chromosome 2 map unlocalized gcontig_1105316255037, whole genome shotgun sequence genomic sequence TTTAGTGATTCACATTTCTTACAGTGTGACCTGAAGACATAGGATCTTCCAGGAACTTGTCTTATAGTGTCATTCCTTTATAGGGGGTTAACTTTCACTCTATTCCTTCATTTTGCTGTTTTGTTTTTCGCTTGTTTTACTACTGGATTGAAGTAGTTTTGTTGTAGTTTCATGGTATAATATTGTGGAACGTTATTGtttttattttatattGTTTTGGGGTGCGCAGAGAGGTTGTGCATTACCTCGTTTTGGCGTCACCATAACCATTTTGTTGTAGACTATTAGGTCTTTCATTCTTTTACATGTAGTATACCTTGTTTTGGTATTATATTATTGTTATATAGTATTTATGTATGTTTTTTGTTATTGGTAAGATGCATATCTagttgttttattcttgcATACAAAGTAGGTACAAGCTAGCTACAGAGATTGTAGATTATACACATTGGAGGTGCAGGCAGATAAACGTAAACATGGTTGGAGGAATTCCTGTAACGAGAACTTTTGATCCTAGCAAGCCGAATCCGTTTATATCTAACAAGTTTAAGAGGCGGTGCCCTATAGCGTATTTTTACATGCCTATAGAGTGTTCTTTAGCTAGGAGTTGTAACAACGGATTTTGTCCACTATCTCATACGAAGTTGGAGGTTATATTCCACCCCATTTTGCATAAGACCAAGAGGTGTAGCATGGCCCTTATGAACGTCTGCAACTTCTCACAGCGCTGCGCTTTTCACCACAACGATATAGATAGAGTGGCTTCACATTTGTCCTGGTTGGTGTGGYAAAGGAACTGGGGCATGTACGAGAACAACATCACTTCCGTTCTTGTTCAACATGGCCTGGGTAAGGAGCACATTGACAAGGTGTCAATGATGATTGGTTTTCGTTTAAATTTTCACGCACCTATTGAgaattttccaaatgatgACTACCTGTCATATTTGGAGGGCCAACTTTCTACACTGATCGATTCTTGTGAGTCGGCTGATGTGGACTCCGATAATAGTGCAAAATATGGTTTAGATAAAATTCTTCCTAATAAGTTAACACTACCAATTAGGCGATGAATGGCTGAACTATATTTCAGAATCTACCTGTCTGCAGTTGTACCATGGAGGCATTTGTCTTTTTACTGATATAACGCCTTAAACTTTGTTGTAATTCTGATGTGATGGCTTCGCTATTACCTAGGATCTTGCATGTGTTGtcattgataaaaattttCTTTGTAGGTATTTGGTGTGTGACACCTTAACCTTGTTCTGTTAAAGTCTAAAATTCTTTTGTTCGCAGTCTTATCACAGGCTGGTTGGCTTAATTATCGTTGTAACCCATCATATATGCCTATTTACCATTTCGTGAGCAAAACTCTCATTTGTAGCCTGGTCCCCCGGAGGGCATTTTTTGTCTAGAACACCAGTTCCCATATTGGCTACACCATCGGTGTGCCAGTTGTTGTGTAGTATACATGTGTATGTACCATGGACAATTTTGTCTTTGGATTCCCTCCTCCACCTGTGTTTTACCATAAGTACTCCCTAGAGACAGAATTGGATCAGAGCGATCAGCAGGAGTCCGATCAAAATGGATCAAAAGTCGATTATATCGCTGAAAACAACATATCATTTGATTATACGAAGTTGAAAGGGTTCAAAGGGCCACCTCCACCTGCCCTTCCCACCGATTCTTGGTATTCTTTCGGTTCACAGGAGACGGTAGGCATATTAGTCCACACACATGCGACTTTATTGTATTTTTTGACTCATATGATGGAACTTTTAGCTTGTCGAGGCCGTAAAACCTCTGGATTCCGAGACTGTGATCCCGACAGGAGAGAACGTCTCAGATTTACGCGAACATTTCAAGGAACTTTACGCACAGTTCATGAACTACCTACTAAAATATCTAAGTTCCCTAAAGAACGTACGTTGTTCGCTTATACAGCCTTCACATTATTCTACAGATGAGCAAGGACTGCGTGTCGGACATTAAGATGTTTCTAAAGGTTTGATAAATGTGCTTTCGGCTATATATGGATCATTTAGCTTTATATGAACTTGCAACACATCCTTCTGTCTCTATCTGAGAGGCAAGCCGAGGAAGATGTGCTGAATATGTTGAGGTATGTCTTGGAGAGTTTTTGCATTACACACTTTAGGGAACAACTGAAACGTCGGAGATATTACATTGACTGTATGAAGttgtaagtttaatgaaTTTAATTGTATATTGATAGAGCCCTGGTTGAGATAAAAGAGCATATTAAGACAAAGACAGATGTTATCGCATAATTATTGGCATTTACATTTGTTATTATTTAAATGGAGTTGGCCTCAGTTCATTTAGGTCCTCAGGATCCTATGTGTATGTTATGCAAAATTGTGAAAATTACCATGAATCGTTCTCCAGATTCCATACTATCCATATTTATTTCTGTGCCATTATCATAATCATCCACATCTTCTAGGGGATCAAACACTGAATCATAGAGATACTGAAAGCGCGCCTTTTCGTCTTCTGTTGTACTTTCCAGGTTTATAAGCCTGAACCCCTTGAGCGGGTCTTCGCGTGGGATCTTTAGAGCTCCCTTGGTTTCTGATGACCATTTCCACTTCTTCACTTGCTCCATCCACATCTCCTGTTGGAATTTCATGAAGTTTGCATAAACCTACTCTACTTTTGGACGCTAGTTTATTTTGTATCTTCGTTTTTATCCACGTGCTGTTCCATCCCTTTACCTTTTCCGGAACAGGAGCCGGAGTATTATTTGGAGTTGCATACCTATATCGAGTGCAATTGTGATTAATGAAAATACCTAGGCAACCAATCACATTTTTTAGGATAGTTTTCAATATGATAGATGAGTTTTTTTAGAGCAGATTCTGTGATTACCAGTTGTCTATATTTTAGAAGATTATAGACGTTTACACCTTCTACAGTTTCATTACGTACGGCTGGTATATTTGCTGTAGACCATCTGAAGTGCTCATTAGAATCTTTATACCCTTCAAAGACTAATAGTGCAGAGTTACACTTTCTCCCTAGGAaattttatcttcttttggTCTACGTACCTAGAATCCTCCTCAAGTTTTGAACTGCATATTTTGTCTTGTGGGAACTCATTAGAAAGGAATCTACCACTTGTATTTGTGATTGAGCAAACTTGGCAGATAACATAATCTTTAATCCATGGTATAGTGCTAAGAATAAATTAGTGCACACATTAAGACCTACTTCTTCGTTGTATTTTTATGCGCTGGTCCTGAGGCCTAACCGGGTGGGAGAACACACCTAGATATTTTCCGGGTGATTTTTTCCATCCAATTCTTGCTTTGCCAGTCCTTTGTTgcttcctccatttttttGTAGTTCCAGGCCACTATAAATAACATATAGAAGGTATATAAAAACGTACCTCCCATTTGTAGAGCTGCATATTTTCGCAGTAGCCAGCCTTGGCTCTCCTATAGAACTGGTAGCATCTGTGTAAGATATCCGGTCGCAATGGCACCCCGAAAATTTCGTTAGGCACCCTAATATACCGTTGTGGACCGACTTTTATTTCCTTGGCATCTTCATGTGtttcaaatgtgtataCTGGAAGCTCAAGGATGCTGTTGAATCCGACAGCTGCAAGGTAATGTATCCATGAAACAGTCAACAAACCCGGAAATGCCCAGTAATTTTTTGTTAGCGTATCAATATCGATTATTTCACCGGGTCTTCTAACGACAGGAGGGTCATTTACGGATGGAACACTAGGAACCTGTAGATTTTAGTAATTGCAATTATTATCAAGACGTACCACCAGTTTGTTCGGTTCATCGGTTGATACTGTTGATGTGTATCTTATGCGATGTAGGATAGAGCCATTTGTTCTAAGATTTGCCCGTCTCGATAGATAATTATACAGTAATGGACAATTGCGATAGTGGATCATCATTAACACGACTCAGACAGTGTAGATGATGTTTAAATAAGAGCTAGATGGATTGAGAGATGTTCATTTCGGAAATATCTAGACTCAGAACAAATGTATAGAGTGAAGAGAGGGACCCGCATTGGGATGGACAATCTGACGAAAACTAGAGCTTGTGCACCGAATTTATTGATAAACAAATGAGTACATATACAAACCCACAAAATTTAGAGGTTCAAAGCTAACCCTTGTAGCCAAAGTTGATGCGCGAGACAATGTGCATAATGACAACAGCGCCCATGTACATGATAGCAAAGAGTAATACAGATTGTTGGCCCctatatatggatatacAATGGATGAAAGACCTACATTTGGATTCCAGAGGAAGTAAAGCCATAGAATTTCTGGAAGCCAGAGTTTGGTGGTAAGTTTGTCCTAGTCCCTGATGAGCTTTCGCCTCCAGTTCTCCTCCTACAACACGATTGCGTAATTTACAAAAGTTGAACAAACCTGGTGGCTATTCTCTGACCGCCGACCATGGTGGTTGGATTTGGTGCCTTGGATGCCTATAAACGGGTTTTAGTAGGAATTTAAGGATCAAAATGtataaaaaacaaaaaattACTGGACTATAAGGGTATACGTAAGGACATGTGGGATGTACAGGGAGATAGAGAGCAGTAGAGTGTCATGAAGACGCCTTACCATTTTCTCCGGAAAAAGAGCAATCTATCAAATGGGAATTGTGCAaatttatttaaaattaaaacaaaaagCGATCACACAGGGCTTGTGAACGGATTTTGATAAACTTTTAATACACTGATGTTGATTCACACATGTGTCACCTGACATGGTCCGTTACATGTCGACTTTCTCCAGGGACATACTTTACTATTCACAGGATATATCTCATTAGCTAAAGGCCTCAATGCCAAGAAAATGCACAGTCATCGCTTCTAGAGGTCGAATTTCCATACTGGAAAAATTACCGCTATTTTATGGACACACTTCTTGACAACTCTACCGGAGGAGTCTTATATCATAGCAGAAATTATAGCTCTAAGAAATGCACAACTTATCCATGTGTTCGTCGGAATGAAAGGGTCCCAATCCACCCCAACTGTGCTTCCACCAGTACGTTTGAACGCAACGAGCTCGGATAAGCACATCCTTAGGAATTATAGCACTGTTTTTGATGTACGACTGCATGAACACAAGTCGGTTTGGAGTGTTACATAGCTGATTTATCATGTGTTGTTGTGTAGTCGCCAAGCCCATAGAACCGCGGACAAGATGTGATATAAAGGGAGGAATTCGCATAATTTTAGGTGTAGGGAATAAGAGGGATGGAGTTTCACACTTGTACACATGTCCAGGTAGTTTTTGGTTTGGTGGCCGTTCTGTGTCTCCATGACCAGAGACTACTCAGTACCGAAAGCATATAGCCCAAATTAGTACTAGAACATAAAATGATCcatgaaaataataaatgTATGGCTTAATACGGACGTCTAGACTGGGGAAGGTTAGGGGGCCCAAGGAAGAGATTGCTGGAGGAAGAGCAGTTTTCGACGAGACCGTCGGTTGCATACAACGAGAATCATACTGTATGAATAAGGATAAAGGGAACCTCTTCATGAGCAGGGATGTGTACGTCGGAAGAAGGTCGAAAGCGGAGCATGTAGGGATTATTACCACCATGCCACTATAACTGTTGTATGTTTTGATCACGCTCAGTCATATCCTTTTGACtattatttttatcttctAAAACATTATTTGTTTTAATTCTTATTCCTTGATTTCCTTGGGCGTTCCTCCTTTCATTTTTCAGCGGCCGATATATGTAAACTGTCAAGTGGGCCAATTCATGCCACTTGAGTGGTTTTAAATGAACATTATCGTTTTAAGATTTAATTCTTACTGTAATTAATACAAGGAAGTAATGAGCCCGCCGAAAATGCCTCTTCCTTCATAGATTATATCTATAACAGCTCAGTACTTTTTTTCGTAGTCTTTTGCAATTATACACTATCACCTTATACATACAATGACTACTATTTTTTAATTCTCTTATTTCCATTTGAATTCAGTTGATATATAGACATAAGTGCAATTATTTTTTACCAAAGCACTCAGGAATACTCATAGTTTGCATTCGTATGTGTTTTAAAGGAATTACATACAAGAAAGTTAACAATTATTCACGCAAATTACAATTTCTCAGTATATGCAGTTATATATTTTTTTTGTTCTTCGACTCATTTCGCTCTGTAAACAATTATCGAGTCTTTTAATGCTATTTGTCAGTTTTTTGTGACCTTTGGTCATGCACACATTTGGATATTTATTATTGCTGTGGTTTAGTTTTAATCCCGCTTTATTTATTgagttttattctttgatCACTCTCTTCCACATCACAACCACGtccatattttttaaacACATTGGTGGTTTTGGGAAGTATTTATAGGTTCCCATATATTTCAATTAGAATGAGAGGAAGCTGGATCTGGTACTAATATACAGCTAGTACTATATTTTTAAGCCGCTCCACGTGTTTCTGGATGCAtttgaaagttttattttttgGATAACCAGGTAAAATAATTTGGTTTAGTAAAGGGAGGCAGTAGTGATATTTATTTTGATAGCTGCCAACAACATCACTATTATTTAACACAAAGGATAGGAAAGGATGAACGATTCTATTCCTGTAACGAGAACTTTTGATCCTAGCAAGCCGAATCCGTTTATATCTAACAAGTTTAAGAGGCGGTGCCCTATAGCGTATTTTTACATGCCTATAGAGTGTTCTTTAGCTAGGAGTTGTAACAACGGATTTTGTCCACTATCTCATACGAAGTTGGAGGTTATATTCCACCCCATTTTGCATAAGACCAAGAGGTGTAGCATGGCCCTTATGAACGTCTGCAACTTCTCACAGCGCTGCGCATTCTATCACAGCCAGTCTGATAAGATGGGCGCCCAGCTATCATGGCTTGTGTGGCAGAAAAAGTGGGAAGTTTGGGAAAATAATTTTGATTCGATCCTTGCAAACTACAACATAGGTGAAGACATACGCAAAAAGCTCCATGTCATGATCACACCTCGTTTCAATTCCCAGAATCCACCAGGGAAAGTTGTCTGCGATGATAACGATTGCATTTTTGACATAGAAAAACAACTAAATGCACTACTTGATTCTTGCGACACGCCTGATACAATAGCCAGTCAACCCACAACAGACTTGTCGTCAGGGCTATCACCTAGTAGCAAATTCATCTCGTCATTTAGTCAAATGTACAATTTTGAATCGCATTATGAATAAATTTCCAATCACCTATGGGTTCTTCCCatcttacacattttacacAATTTGTTTATCGCCGTATTAACGATTCCATGTCTATTCTGATGGATCTGTGGCTATAAATCTTACTGTCTCGCTGTCTTAATCGTTTTAGCAGTGGGTATTTTTGTGTTGTAACATGTAACATAATATTTGCATTCTGGTGAAAAAAATCAGTTTTTCGGGTAGAAGTACTCGTCTATTGCATTTTATGAGACATATTATTGTCGGATTGTATTGTTTAGTATGTAAGATTCGCATGGACGGATTGAAAGAATGATTTGGTGGCCTCACTCACGGACAAGAGCACcttttacacatttgatgTGCCGCCAAGGATCTGTGCGCCTCAAAACCATGttaaaatttatataaatgttaaaacATAACGTTTACATTACACTTTAGACAGTTTGGTAGTTGCAGTGCGTATTGGATTGTCTATTAGTTTGGTATCCACTTCATGGTTTTTAGATTCCCAGGTACAATTAGAAATTTGGGAAGTGATGTAGGGGAGTAAAATGAATGACATGTTGCTTCGAGTATGTAAGTTTTTACTGATTCGGAATCCTCCACCATATCACCATCAAAGTTTTGAGTGGTATCCTCCTGAACAATTGTCATTACTATTTAAATTGAGGATATACATTAAGTTCAACACTACGGATGTGAAAGAATGCGATGATATTGGAGTATGGAATTAGATCCATGTCTTCTGTGGCAGGCACCGCCACTATAGAGTTCGTTAGTACAAAGGGATCACCACTCCAGGGCGATGCATATAATTCTTTGGATTTCATTGAATATTGTTCATCTAAATTTAGTTTGTCTGAAATTAATTGGAACGTACCTGTAGGAAACGCATCTTTTGATAAAGCTTCTATGGTGTcaataaagacaaagtttgTGTCCAGCATTTTAAAACGAACTACATGAAATTTCCCGGAGGATCCAATTTCAAAATAGCGTTTCCAGCACATAAAGTTCAAGTATTTTAGTCTGTCGTTATCAACCTGTAGTATCCATGTGTATGAATAGTGGTATGAAAAGGTATTTATACCGGTACAACTCCTTCTAGTTTTGATGCCCCAAGTACAAGAACTTGCCGCTTctcttttggaattttggGATTGTCTAATTGGTTTTGAAATGATCTATACAGCTATAAATACCTATTTCAGTGGCCACACTTGCAGGTTCATTAGGTTGAGCAAAAGCCAAATTTCCCAACAAGTTTGGTGATACAAAATCAACTCCAGATCCGTCGAACGCAGGCTTTGTTGGTATAGTATTCTTTTGTACCGTAAATGCCTTTACCAAATCCTGATGAATTGAAGGGCTATCTATTACAACAATCATAGTGACTTTAAATATCTCTGCAAGCCTAACAATAGTATCTTTGCTGGCCTGGTAAGGTGCATTTATAATAAGCCCTGTTAATTCGCATATTGAGAGTAAAAATATACCTGACGAAGCTATatatttttccatatcCTTGACCTCATCGGTTCTTCTAGAATGAGGTTGTAACTTTAGGTTTTGCTCCATCATTAATTCGATGTTCACACTCATGGTCTTACATGTCTGCAATAAAAATGTGATTTTTTGAGTAGTTGATCTAACATGCAGATAGAGCCATTCGTTATCCTGAATGTaggaatatccatagaAATGTATTAGTGGATTTCTTGGTAGGCTATCTTCGATGCTTGTAACCACAGTGGCCCCAATGGTGCCAGGATAAAAGTTTAGAGGTTTCTTGTCGGTCGATGCCCTGAAATTGGTAAAATTTGGGGTAATGCTATACCTAGGATCGGCCTCCACAAAAACCGGAGTCCAGCCATTACGAAGGGCGTAATTACAGAGCATCATACATATGGAAGATTTTCCACTAGACGGGGACCCGGTAACCaaaatctgtaaatttatGAATGCACAAGCGCGAAGATACCCTTGGTCCATGTGTATTTTTTATTGCGGCAGATTCTCTTTCGGCGTCCAAAGCATTTACCAGGTTCAAATATTCCCTCATAGCATTATCATATGCTTCATATTCCTAGACATTTATGATAGATCATACTGAAAATTACAAACCTGTTGAACGTGGCCTTTAACCTGAAGTGTACATCCTACCCATGTAAAGATTGCCAGTTTTTCTCCTTCTCCAATAGATATTTCCATATCAGGGATGAGCTCCCTCCCAAAAATTTCCGCTGATCCCCTTTCGCAAGGCACAGAAGGGTCATTAAAAGGCGTGTTTAAGAGCTAATAGACTTTGTAACTCGAATACGAGAGCAAACAAACCAGGACCGAAGGCGGAATAGACACTGGAGAGAAGGAAGTCTCTGTAACTAGACGCAGCTCAGAAAAGGGGCTCAACTTATATGTACGAATTGGTTGAAACATTGTGCAAAATAAGTTATATTAGAGACATGTGAGTAAATGACGTCGTTTCTTTGAAATTAATGACAAATATAAACACCCATCATCTCCAGCAgaaatataataaaatatatCCCAAACCATAAGAACGTTGAGTGACAAATCCTTCTTTTCCCTGAATTAAACTCCACTATCGGGTCCAAAGCTGACCAGGTGTGGGCACACCAGTCTGTTTGACGCGGATAATACTGATAGACCGCCAATATCTTGGCGATATTAAGGTTGGTAATGAGGTTTTACGCCTGAGATGGTGTTTACTTGTTTTAAAAGACATGTAAGCGCCAACTCCCTTTTTAAGAGCGTGAAATCGGCTCTACTTCACAAAAGGTGCATATATTGGCCACCTCCTCCAAACAAAAGATCAACTATAATAGAGGTTTGACTAATACATTATTATTTTATTGCACAATAGCTCCCGTCTGGAAAAAAGTGTTTCGTCTTCATGGGCAAGCGTGACTGCGACGGTAAACTTGAGCCAGTAGTTTGTTTCATTGACAGGTTTGTGTTTTAATACCATATTATAACAAATTAAACTAGAAATGGAGACAAATTGACATGGTTAAACACAGAAGAAGTTCACCAACTCGAGAAACTGGTTATTTTCTACCCATTTTTAACAATTTTAATCACAGGCTCCGAGACTTTTAAGCTATTTTGACTTGTGGGAATCGAAGACAAATGATGTAATAGAGTAGATATGTCACTATAAACACAAAAACATCGACATTAGAACCATTCATATTTAAGAATTTATCCTATTCTTGATTTCGGAAGCTTTTACCATTGTTCTGTTTAGATATTTTAGTGATTCCTAAACACGTTGTTTGAACTATATTTATACGCACCCTTTGTTTATTGTACTTTTGCTTGTCTACCCTTTCCATCCTAAGATATTTTTCCCCAAGATAGTCGAATAAGAACAGGTATATAACGGCCAGTACATACAGGAATATCCATTTTGTTTTCGTATCTGGATATTATTTTGTTGTATACACAGACATACATTTTCTCGAGAGGGATTCAAAATACTCGGACATGCTATTTCCTGCTTCAGCGTCGATTCTGTATTATGCTTTTGGGATATCGTTAAATACCTCTTAATAAGAGCAAATGCATTTGTTGCCGTGAAACAGTGGATTAAAAGTGTGCTAATAATTAAAATAGCCACGACGCCACTTTGAACTTGTTTGAATTGTTCTGCAAGGTATTAATCTCCATATTTATGACGTACTCTGAATATTTGCGATGGTATTTTTTCTCTCTTTGTTGCGATTTTCACTTACAAACCTGCAATACATGTAACAAATGGATTTTTACTTACTTTTTGGAAACGGCTAGCAGATTCTTGACATCATCTTCTAGACGTTTAGCTGCTAACTGCATCTTGAATCTATTAATACCCTCAAGGATTTCCAGGACGTTTTCGATGCCCAAATTATCCTTAGATTCGGTGTGTTTCTCAACACTATCAATAATTAACTCGGGGCTGATAGTTTTGCATTTTGATATAAATAAATACCTTTTAATGACTTCCTCAAATGATTCCAGCTGTGTTCCATTTGCCCCGAGCAAATGTTTAATAAGTTGGATTCCACTAGGTACAGATATTGGATTAAATGATAGTTGTTTGGCAACATCAGCAGAGTGTCTTCCCTTGAAAACATCGTACAAGCTCTTGTTAAACTCTGCCAATATACCATCTGTATCTTGAGGATTTGTTCCAACATCAAAGTGTACAAAGAGATTAAGTTTCCTGGCTTGTCCACTTTCCACAATAGATAAAATTGTTTGTTGGTAGTGAAGCATGTTCGTATTTAAAGATGACGAATCCAAAAGTACTAAATCATGattaatatttataaactaCTCACCAATGACTTTGCTAGCTTTGTTTTGAACCAGTGTATCTATGAAGGCGTTTGTAGATGATAACGAGCTTGAGTTTGTATCAGATAATTCCAGCAGAAATACTGAAACCATCTTGAGGTATTTTTCATCAGTTACTACTGGTATATACGTAATTGATTCAGCTATTTTGTCTTGTGAATGGCGGTTTAAGTTCTACGAAAACATTCTAGGCATACATGCAGATACCTTGGTCAACCAGGAACTATTGTGAACTGATGTTTCAGAATATTTGCACGGATATACAAAATAGTATTTGGCATATCCTGAATTACTTCCCTCTGAATGTCTTTAATGAAAGGAACAACACTCACCGTTTCTGTATTCATCGGGAAATACTCTTTCTCGATAGAGATATTCCACTCTACAACAATTATTTATAGAGTCTGCTTGTACTTACAAGTCCTTTCCATGTGATCCATCAGATATGAGAAGGAGGAGTTCATGTCTGGAAAGGTGATTCACCGATATATCGTGGTTCGTTAGATTTCCTGTAGATAGAGGAGTTATTACGCTACAATAAACATACCTATATGTATTAGACTACACATATCACTTTCTTGCGGTAGTTCATCCAATACTATAGGAAACGAGGCAGAGGGATGGTAAAATCCACAAATCTGTAAACAATAATTGTTCAAATGAATGATTTGACATAATATTTGCAAAGTTAGTAGTACTTTTGGGCTGCGTTGCAATCAGAAAAGGAAACAAACCGTTTCGACTGTGACCAACGGATCAATTTCCTTCATTTCAAAGAATTCTTGCTAGAAGTCTTGTACATTTCGAGAATTTTTACGCTATACTCCAACTTGGTGAATGTGTCAGAGTAAAAATAAAAACCGAAACTGCGCGGTGATTCCACAACATACACACCAGGGGGACCTCTGGTGTTTATCAGTGATTTAATGGAAAATTCAACAATTGCAAATCTATATATCAAATTAACTAAATAACGTCcattataaagatgaaaattTGATTAATTCATGTCAACATCATTTAGTACAAATTTCATAGTACTATGTTTACTTTGGGGTTTAGAATCGTCTTTATCTTTGGTTGAATCAAGTAAAGATTGCACAAGTGCTAAGTGGATTCCAAGACCTGACTATGTACGAGATTACACGTCGAGCAGACGGggtacattctttattTCCCAGGGTTTAGTACGGGATTCCAAGGGTTTTCATCCGAATAAGGTGTACTGGAAGAGTGACTCCAATGGAGAATACCTTTCCTTTGTCGAATCTTCACATATATATACGCATACTCCAGCAGATTCCGAATATGAAAAAGGGACAACAAATgaatatggaaatggaTTCCATGGCACCTTCGGATTTAGATTGTTTGCAAAGAGACAGATTGAGAGCAACACCtctgaaaatgatggaaataagATTAAGACAAAAACACGAATGACAAAGAAACCGCTGGATAAAGAGAGACCAAAACGACCAAAATTAAAACAGGATAaaaaaaataataaaacaGCGGAATCATCAGATAATTCTGATAATTATGAGCATAGTGGAGATAATTCTAGAGAGATAATTTACTCTACAGGCCACGATGACAATTTAGCTTCACTCTCCATATCCAAAAGGATGTTTCATTCTATTTTTAGTTTGTTATCATCTAAATATGTTCCAAATTCCTACCATATTGTGCCTATTTTGTATCACTTGAGAGATCATCAAAAAACAGATTTTCAATACTATTGGAGTGATTTTCTTCAAGCTAAGACagatgatgaggataataTGAATTCAccttcttcagattctatGTCAAGCAAGGAGAGTCGAAAACTTACAAATTTGAAAAAGTATTCCAAAGCACTCCGCAACAACTTGATGCATAAGGTAAAACGTTATAACGAAATATCTGCCATATTTTTGAACAACACCGAATATTCTACGGAAAAGGATACAAATGAACTAGTATTATCTATTCCTTCTTCAATTTTGGCTCGTCTCTCCCAATCACCAAAATATAATTCTACAATTGAAACTACAGATTATCCAATATCACTAATAACATTAAAGGAAGGTTTCCTTTcgaaaatgtacaatatgATTGTGAGACCAGAGCTTATCGACATTATTGAGAAGTTGTTTTTTTTTAGGATAGATGAACCA encodes the following:
- a CDS encoding conserved hypothetical protein (encoded by transcript BEWA_040720A): MVFTCFKRHVSANSLFKSVKSALLHKRCIYWPPPPNKRSTIIELPSGKKCFVFMGKRDCDGKLEPVVCFIDRNGDKLTWLNTEEVHQLEKLAPRLLSYFDLWESKTNDVIE
- a CDS encoding hypothetical protein (encoded by transcript BEWA_040730A), whose product is MLHYQQTILSIVESGQARKLNLFVHFDVGTNPQDTDGILAEFNKSLYDVFKGRHSADVAKQLSFNPISVPSGIQLIKHLLGANGTQLESFEEVIKRYLFISKCKTISPELIIDSVEKHTESKDNLGIENVLEILEGINRFKMQLAAKRLEDDVKNLLAVSKK
- a CDS encoding hypothetical protein (encoded by transcript BEWA_040740A); protein product: MKEIDPLVTVETICGFYHPSASFPIVLDELPQESDMCSLIHIGNLTNHDISVNHLSRHELLLLISDGSHGKDLVEYLYRERVFPDEYRNEGSNSGYAKYYFVYPCKYSETSVHNSSWLTKNLNRHSQDKIAESITYIPVVTDEKYLKMVSVFLLELSDTNSSSLSSTNAFIDTLVQNKASKVIGE